In Quercus robur chromosome 10, dhQueRobu3.1, whole genome shotgun sequence, a genomic segment contains:
- the LOC126702086 gene encoding uncharacterized protein LOC126702086, translating into MAMAAATADVLVPRLEEKHEELQEKKQNWQMTDEERQEEEDVPYREKVGLPLDDELQEKKQKKTDEEKQAVPYLSDDDDDDEDYFPGELPDMTRAELALYHQQVEESGGFDVDDFSHSFACGRIEKMGFRGVIDDADKKELGEYSMEAIHKYNTDEKKNFKFKEVVKANVQCVAGLMYYITFKAEDASTATIETFQAKVWRGIGFVEVISTRVKPISISKQGNEDLAICCLRSS; encoded by the exons ATGGCTATGGCGGCTGCTACTGCTGATGTCCTTGTCCCGAGGCTGGAAGAAAAGCACGAGGAACTACAAGAGAAGAAGCAGAATTGGCAGATGACAGATGAAGAAAGACAAGAGGAAGAAGACGTCCCCTATCGCGAGAAAGTTGGCTTACCTTTGGATGACGAACTTCAagagaagaagcagaagaagacaGATGAAGAAAAACAAGCCGTCCCATATCTTAGTGACGATGACGATGACGATGAAGATTATTTTCCTGGTGAGCTCCCTGATATGACCCGTGCAGAATTGGCTTTGTATCATCAACAGGTTGAAGAGAGCGGG GGCTTTGATGTTGACGACTTCTCCCACTCTTTCGCATGCGGTAGAATTGAGAAGATGGGATTCAGGGGGGTCATTGATGATGCTGATAAGAAAGAACTTGGTGAATATTCTATGGAAGCAATCCACAAGTACAACACTGATGAG AAGAAGAACTTTAAGTTCAAGGAGGTGGTGAAGGCAAATGTGCAGTGCGTTGCCGGCCTCATGTATTATATTACCTTCAAGGCTGAGGATGCTTCTACTGCTACTATTGAAACCTTTCAAGCTAAAGTGTGGAGGGGAATTGGATTTGTAGAGGTCATATCTACTAGAGTAAAGCCCATCTCTATCTCTAAGCAAg GAAATGAAGACTTGGCAATATGCTGTTTGCGAAGTTCATGA
- the LOC126702087 gene encoding uncharacterized protein LOC126702087 isoform X3, with the protein MAMAAATADVLVPRLEEKHEELQEKKQKMTDEERQEEDDVPYREKVGLPLDDELQEKKQKKTDEEKQDVPYLSDDDDDDCFPGELPDMTRAELALYHQQVEESGGFDVGDFRHSFACGRIEPMGFEGVINDAHKKKLGEYSMEAIHKYNTDEKKNFKFKEVVKANVQCVAGLMYYITFKAEDASTATIETFQAKVWRGIGFVEVTSIRVKPISISKQGNEDLAICCSRSS; encoded by the exons ATGGCTATGGCGGCTGCTACTGCTGATGTCCTTGTCCCGAGGCTGGAAGAAAAGCACGAGGAACTACAagagaagaagcagaagatgaCAGATGAAGAAAGACAAGAGGAAGATGACGTCCCCTATCGTGAGAAAGTTGGCTTACCTTTGGATGACGAACTTCAagagaagaagcagaagaagacaGATGAAGAAAAACAAGACGTCCCATATCTTAGTgacgatgacgatgatgatTGTTTTCCTGGTGAGCTCCCTGATATGACCCGTGCAGAATTGGCTTTGTATCATCAACAGGTTGAAGAGAGCGGG GGCTTCGATGTTGGCGACTTCCGCCACTCTTTCGCATGCGGTAGAATTGAGCCGATGGGATTCGAGGGGGTCATTAATGATGCTCATAAGAAAAAACTTGGTGAATATTCTATGGAAGCAATCCACAAGTACAACACTGATGAG AAGAAGAACTTTAAGTTCAAGGAGGTGGTGAAGGCAAATGTGCAGTGCGTTGCCGGCCTCATGTATTATATTACCTTCAAGGCTGAGGATGCTTCTACTGCTACTATTGAAACCTTTCAAGCTAAAGTGTGGAGAGGAATTGGATTTGTAGAGGTCACATCTATTAGGGTAAAGCCCATCTCTATCTCCAAGCAAG GAAATGAAGACTTGGCAATATGCTGTTCGCGAAGTTCATGA